A window of bacterium contains these coding sequences:
- the rpiB gene encoding ribose 5-phosphate isomerase B produces the protein MKVAIGSDHAGFEMKSCLVLELGNKGIDIIDCGTNDTASVDYSDYAGKVCGLVTSKQVDFGIVICSTGIGISIAANKIHGIRAALCHTEFSARMARQHNNANVLALGGSVLGKNLAVAIAEVFLSEPFSHGERHIRRIDKMMSLEDEG, from the coding sequence ATGAAAGTCGCCATCGGCTCGGATCATGCGGGATTCGAAATGAAATCCTGTCTCGTCCTTGAGCTCGGAAATAAAGGAATCGATATAATTGATTGCGGCACAAATGATACGGCATCAGTCGATTATTCGGATTACGCGGGAAAAGTGTGCGGGCTCGTTACCTCGAAACAGGTTGATTTCGGCATAGTTATATGCAGTACGGGGATAGGAATTTCCATAGCCGCGAACAAGATTCACGGTATCAGGGCGGCGCTGTGCCACACCGAATTTTCCGCCCGCATGGCCCGTCAGCACAACAACGCCAATGTTCTTGCTCTCGGCGGGAGTGTGCTCGGTAAAAATCTTGCCGTCGCGATCGCGGAGGTGTTTCTTTCGGAGCCGTTTTCTCACGGGGAACGTCACATAAGGCGCATCGATAAAATGATGTCGCTCGAAGATGAAGGCTGA
- a CDS encoding DUF4861 domain-containing protein, which produces MKTQTKQFLIVPAVITVFLFLHGICDNACAQQDTEKPIAFAKKLDIAISNPLDMNRPAEPVILALDDVLKKAPDFNRAFYRVKHPAGLFEPLDIPSQTAVLPGNPGREGIVFLVDLGPRERKTVELWYNPSGSDTTGYPARTQSFARWYWIENNVAWENEVIAYRSYGGIVDFFAKTYPHLRLHDIPQASYHHEQFWGLDPYLVGAKPGLGGLVMINGAVSDTLYDARENSPLTFVHNATGKGTVCTMATVAVRHNNVKKCEAYYVLYAGRHENDVTLVVSSGSGELPDNVFIAPGMEKIDGGRFIKDEKSGYFLTYGMPVGEYGTIGTAFIWNPADARGIAETGDGYFLKLKPDSRGIARYRSVAVWYRNSASQPSSFAALEEYVRGLARSYNNPVVVSVR; this is translated from the coding sequence ATGAAAACACAAACGAAACAATTTTTAATCGTACCCGCCGTTATTACCGTGTTCCTGTTTCTGCACGGAATATGCGACAATGCCTGTGCTCAGCAGGATACGGAAAAACCGATCGCTTTCGCGAAAAAACTCGACATCGCCATATCGAATCCGCTTGACATGAACCGTCCCGCCGAACCGGTGATTCTGGCGCTCGATGATGTCCTGAAAAAGGCGCCCGATTTTAACCGCGCTTTTTACCGGGTCAAGCATCCCGCCGGGTTATTCGAGCCGCTCGATATCCCTTCTCAGACAGCGGTGCTGCCCGGTAATCCGGGACGCGAGGGAATAGTTTTTCTCGTTGACCTCGGGCCGCGTGAACGCAAAACGGTCGAGCTGTGGTACAATCCATCCGGTTCTGACACAACGGGTTATCCTGCAAGAACGCAGTCGTTTGCCAGGTGGTACTGGATCGAAAATAATGTTGCATGGGAGAACGAGGTCATTGCATACCGGTCCTACGGCGGGATCGTGGATTTTTTTGCGAAAACCTATCCCCATCTGCGGCTGCATGATATTCCTCAGGCTTCATACCACCATGAACAGTTCTGGGGGCTCGACCCGTATCTCGTGGGTGCGAAACCCGGGCTTGGCGGCCTGGTCATGATCAATGGCGCGGTGTCCGATACATTGTATGATGCAAGAGAGAATTCTCCGCTCACGTTTGTCCATAACGCAACCGGAAAAGGGACGGTATGTACTATGGCGACTGTTGCGGTCCGGCACAACAATGTGAAAAAGTGCGAAGCCTATTATGTCCTGTATGCCGGTCGGCATGAAAACGATGTGACGCTCGTTGTTTCATCCGGTTCAGGGGAGCTTCCTGATAACGTGTTCATTGCACCGGGAATGGAGAAAATCGATGGGGGACGGTTTATAAAGGATGAGAAGAGCGGCTATTTTCTTACGTATGGCATGCCGGTCGGGGAATACGGCACCATTGGGACGGCTTTTATCTGGAATCCCGCCGATGCTCGGGGTATAGCCGAAACCGGGGACGGTTATTTTCTGAAACTCAAACCTGATTCCCGCGGCATCGCCCGCTACCGGAGCGTTGCAGTCTGGTATCGGAACAGCGCCTCGCAGCCTTCATCGTTTGCAGCGCTGGAAGAGTATGTGCGTGGACTTGCCCGTTCTTACAACAATCCGGTTGTTGTATCCGTCCGGTGA
- a CDS encoding GDSL-type esterase/lipase family protein: MVRKMIVMWLSALFLFTSGVGAQKVDSFTSFGAYWQHRTDQFRRLPNPERELCFLGDSITDGCEWRELTGIERVTNRGIGGDTAWGVLARLDEVTEGKPEKIFLMIGTNDLARGKTVAQVCDKIAEVLDTIKKQSPQTTVYLQSVLPTDEQFAPTYKNENIDPLNEELKKLAAEKNVTWVDLVPLFKGGNGKMKGELSEDGLHLNGKGYYLWYSAIRKYLW; the protein is encoded by the coding sequence ATGGTTCGTAAGATGATCGTCATGTGGTTGTCCGCTCTGTTTCTGTTCACATCGGGTGTTGGAGCGCAGAAAGTTGACAGTTTTACATCGTTCGGGGCGTATTGGCAGCATCGTACCGACCAGTTCCGACGGCTTCCGAATCCCGAACGCGAACTATGCTTTCTCGGGGACAGTATCACCGATGGGTGTGAATGGCGCGAGCTGACCGGCATCGAGCGGGTGACCAACCGCGGAATCGGCGGGGATACCGCATGGGGAGTTCTTGCACGGCTCGATGAGGTAACCGAGGGGAAACCGGAAAAAATATTTCTCATGATAGGGACAAACGACCTCGCCCGTGGAAAAACCGTGGCCCAGGTCTGTGATAAAATCGCCGAGGTTCTCGATACCATCAAAAAACAGAGCCCTCAGACAACCGTTTATCTCCAGAGCGTGCTCCCAACCGATGAACAGTTTGCGCCAACTTATAAAAATGAAAATATCGATCCGCTCAATGAAGAGCTGAAGAAACTCGCGGCTGAGAAAAATGTGACATGGGTCGATCTTGTCCCTCTGTTCAAGGGCGGGAACGGTAAAATGAAAGGCGAGCTTTCGGAGGACGGGCTCCATCTCAACGGGAAGGGGTATTACCTCTGGTACTCGGCAATCAGGAAGTATCTCTGGTGA
- a CDS encoding Gfo/Idh/MocA family oxidoreductase, producing MQLKVNIIGLGIMGKSVGRALSRNQSIKLTAAADLKPENLETAKAELGFEKSYTDYETMIAAEKPDAVYIATPDWAHFKPVMACLEAGIHVHVEKPLTTSEQEAAAIVRKVRDTGLKLQVSYNHRWLAPYNATYNMIHEGQIGDCIMGYARKNNPIQVPTKMIPWSKDSSPMWFLSGHDIDLMTWWFNDDPVEAKGYGIKRVLKQKFGWDTYDAMQGLVKFSRGGFATFESTWIYPDTHPAMPDSFMEVVGEHGHIHLDRKTEAIEMSTPEAFKWPRSLLNYKVFDRWVGAFPSCINSFIDDILEDRKPVVSAYDGWRSTAVLDAIHRSADSGETVRISEPPL from the coding sequence ATGCAGTTGAAAGTCAATATCATCGGTCTCGGAATCATGGGGAAAAGCGTCGGGCGCGCCCTTTCACGAAATCAGTCGATAAAACTGACCGCCGCCGCCGACCTGAAACCGGAAAATCTCGAGACTGCGAAAGCCGAACTGGGATTCGAAAAATCGTACACCGACTATGAAACGATGATCGCCGCCGAGAAACCCGACGCCGTATACATTGCCACCCCTGACTGGGCTCATTTCAAGCCTGTCATGGCATGCCTCGAAGCCGGGATTCATGTTCATGTGGAAAAACCCCTGACAACGAGCGAACAGGAAGCTGCTGCCATCGTCCGCAAGGTCAGGGATACCGGTCTCAAGCTCCAGGTTTCGTACAATCACCGCTGGCTTGCGCCGTACAACGCCACCTATAACATGATCCATGAGGGCCAGATCGGCGATTGTATCATGGGATACGCCCGTAAGAACAATCCTATTCAGGTTCCTACGAAAATGATACCGTGGTCGAAAGACAGCTCGCCGATGTGGTTTCTATCCGGCCATGATATCGATCTCATGACCTGGTGGTTCAATGACGATCCTGTCGAGGCCAAGGGTTACGGTATCAAGCGGGTACTCAAACAGAAATTCGGCTGGGACACCTATGATGCCATGCAGGGCCTTGTGAAATTCTCGCGGGGCGGATTTGCGACCTTTGAATCGACATGGATATATCCCGATACCCATCCGGCCATGCCCGATTCGTTCATGGAGGTTGTCGGGGAGCACGGTCATATTCATCTCGACCGTAAAACTGAGGCTATCGAAATGTCGACTCCCGAAGCGTTCAAGTGGCCCCGTTCGCTTTTGAATTACAAGGTTTTTGACCGATGGGTCGGCGCTTTCCCCTCCTGTATCAACAGTTTTATCGACGATATTCTGGAGGACAGGAAACCGGTTGTTTCTGCGTATGACGGCTGGAGGTCGACCGCTGTTCTCGATGCCATTCACCGGTCTGCCGATTCGGGCGAAACGGTCAGGATATCCGAACCGCCTTTATGA
- a CDS encoding cupin domain-containing protein: MDPEKIKNFFNETDLETEIVEGDIRRVIYTADNIQVILYHFPPNKAFPVHSHDKQEQLGYLVSGKMGFMVGGKNRTLLPGDFYYAPIGVEHNAWTMEEPSVLLDFFAPPRQDLVK; the protein is encoded by the coding sequence ATGGATCCAGAAAAAATTAAAAATTTCTTTAATGAAACCGACCTCGAAACCGAGATTGTGGAGGGCGATATCCGCCGTGTAATCTATACCGCGGACAATATCCAGGTCATTTTGTACCATTTTCCGCCGAATAAGGCGTTCCCGGTTCATTCGCATGATAAACAGGAGCAGCTCGGATATCTCGTGAGCGGAAAAATGGGTTTTATGGTCGGCGGGAAAAATCGGACACTGTTACCCGGGGATTTTTATTATGCACCCATAGGTGTTGAGCATAATGCGTGGACCATGGAAGAGCCATCGGTACTCCTTGATTTTTTTGCACCCCCGCGTCAGGATTTGGTGAAGTAG
- a CDS encoding Na/Pi symporter, translated as MKVFFFVYCFLLSIEMMGISFKASKDTLQPLMAHTTSNPFLGLIIGIVTTSIIQSSSTTTSIVVAMVAGGTLQLQNAIPIIMGANIGTTVTNTIVSFGYIGRKTEFERAFGGSIVHDIFNILAVLILFPVELYTGILYKSSLFLTRVFEGAGGFKFVSPLKYVVEPVAHTVARLIGNHYVLLVVALLFLFFSMKKIVENMRGIVMEKVEAVLNRYLFRNALISLLFGMLFTATVQSSSITTSIVVPLVGAGLLNIQQIFPYTLGANVGTTITAILAALTFGMEASMAVAFSHLLFNIFGIMIIFPMRFVPIWFAKTIAHFVAKSKKHFIIFLVIYILLHVVPIVFALFE; from the coding sequence ATGAAGGTGTTCTTTTTTGTCTATTGCTTTTTGTTAAGCATAGAAATGATGGGGATTTCATTTAAAGCCTCAAAGGATACCTTACAGCCTCTAATGGCGCACACCACATCCAATCCTTTCCTCGGCCTTATCATTGGCATAGTAACAACAAGTATTATCCAGAGTTCTTCCACGACGACATCGATTGTTGTTGCCATGGTTGCCGGAGGCACTCTCCAGCTGCAGAACGCAATTCCGATTATCATGGGGGCCAATATCGGAACCACAGTCACCAACACGATTGTGTCTTTCGGTTATATCGGCCGTAAAACAGAGTTCGAGCGGGCGTTCGGCGGTTCCATCGTTCATGATATCTTTAATATTTTAGCAGTGCTGATTCTCTTTCCTGTCGAGTTGTATACCGGTATCCTTTATAAATCCTCATTGTTCCTCACGAGAGTGTTTGAGGGAGCGGGAGGGTTTAAATTTGTCAGCCCCCTGAAGTATGTTGTCGAGCCGGTGGCGCATACTGTTGCACGGTTAATAGGCAATCACTATGTCCTTCTTGTTGTTGCCCTGCTTTTCCTCTTTTTCTCCATGAAGAAGATAGTTGAGAATATGAGGGGCATCGTTATGGAAAAGGTTGAGGCTGTCCTCAACAGATATCTTTTCAGAAATGCACTCATCAGTCTTCTTTTCGGCATGCTGTTCACGGCGACCGTACAGTCCAGTTCCATAACCACTTCAATCGTCGTACCGCTTGTCGGCGCGGGTTTATTGAATATCCAGCAGATTTTCCCTTACACTCTCGGCGCCAATGTCGGAACAACGATTACCGCAATTCTTGCCGCGCTCACCTTCGGCATGGAAGCTTCGATGGCTGTGGCGTTTTCACACCTGCTGTTTAATATATTCGGAATAATGATAATATTCCCCATGAGATTCGTTCCCATCTGGTTCGCAAAAACAATTGCCCATTTTGTGGCAAAATCAAAAAAGCATTTTATTATTTTTCTTGTTATCTATATATTATTGCACGTTGTGCCCATTGTATTCGCATTGTTTGAATAG
- the fusA gene encoding elongation factor G, with amino-acid sequence MKVYETKNIRNVVLLGHGSSGKTTLSEAALFTTGAVGRMGKVENGTTKSDYLEDETKRQISISTSLMQAEWNDCKVNILDTPGYADFVGEVICGLSAADTALLVIDALTGLEVGTENAWELCENGDKPRIIVVNRCGKENAKVEDVLKSIQDRFGIRALPTQIPINPGVGFNRIIDIVGMKEYTYKLDGDGKGAAGDISGNLKAKAEEFHEKLIEAAAESDDSLMEKFFESGLTPEEVIIGVKKAILEKTLYPVVFTDGYSNVGVDLLLKLIVESAPSPEEMPNITANKSGNDTIELKPSVNAPLAVRVFKTVIEQHVGELSLFRVFSGSYKTGDELYNANHSTTEKPTSMFTLIGNERTDLTSVNAGDIGTFVKMRGTKTGDTLCTKQMQLTLPALAFPEPVMDVAVYPKTKGDEDKVSQGLSKLRDEDPSFKVSPNAELKQIILEGLGGVHIDVIVDRFKRKFGVEVELREPKIPYRETITGKSDEKYRYKKQTGGRGQYGEVYFRMEPLPRGAGFEFADEIKGGVIPSRFIPAVEKGIVEAMERGPLSHCKVIDVKVSLYYGSFHTVDSSELAFKMASSMCFKECFLKARPILLEPIYNIEVKVPDIYTGDVMGDLSSRRGKIMGMEPSGIFQVIKGQVPLAELYMYATHLRSLTQGRGAYSRSFSHYEMVPPDISQKIIEATKAEQE; translated from the coding sequence GTGAAAGTATACGAAACAAAAAACATCCGTAATGTCGTCTTGCTTGGTCATGGATCTTCCGGTAAAACCACGCTTTCCGAGGCAGCTCTTTTCACAACCGGTGCTGTAGGCAGGATGGGAAAAGTCGAAAACGGAACGACAAAATCCGACTATCTGGAAGATGAAACAAAACGTCAGATATCAATAAGTACCTCCCTTATGCAGGCTGAATGGAATGACTGTAAAGTCAATATACTCGATACCCCCGGATATGCCGATTTTGTAGGTGAGGTCATTTGCGGGCTCAGCGCTGCTGATACCGCGCTCCTTGTCATAGATGCCCTGACCGGCCTCGAGGTCGGAACCGAAAACGCATGGGAACTGTGTGAGAACGGTGATAAGCCAAGGATTATCGTTGTAAACCGTTGCGGTAAGGAAAATGCAAAAGTGGAAGATGTTCTCAAGTCCATTCAGGACCGTTTCGGCATCAGGGCGCTTCCTACCCAGATACCCATCAATCCGGGTGTCGGGTTCAACAGGATTATCGATATTGTCGGCATGAAAGAATATACCTATAAACTCGATGGCGACGGTAAAGGCGCTGCCGGTGATATTTCCGGGAATCTGAAAGCAAAGGCCGAAGAGTTCCACGAAAAACTCATCGAGGCTGCCGCTGAGAGTGATGATTCACTCATGGAGAAATTTTTTGAATCAGGACTGACTCCCGAAGAAGTAATTATCGGTGTCAAAAAGGCGATCCTCGAAAAGACCCTCTATCCTGTCGTGTTTACCGATGGCTATTCCAATGTCGGGGTCGATCTCCTTCTTAAACTGATCGTTGAAAGCGCACCCTCTCCGGAGGAAATGCCAAACATTACCGCCAATAAATCCGGAAATGATACGATTGAGCTCAAACCATCGGTCAATGCTCCTCTTGCCGTTCGGGTTTTCAAGACTGTTATCGAGCAGCACGTCGGTGAGCTTTCTCTGTTTCGTGTATTTTCCGGCTCATATAAAACGGGTGATGAGCTGTATAATGCGAATCACAGCACTACAGAAAAACCCACTTCCATGTTTACGCTTATAGGAAACGAGCGGACCGATTTGACCTCCGTCAATGCCGGTGATATTGGCACGTTTGTCAAGATGAGGGGAACCAAGACGGGTGATACGCTTTGCACCAAGCAGATGCAGCTTACGCTTCCGGCCCTCGCATTCCCCGAACCGGTCATGGATGTCGCGGTCTATCCGAAAACAAAGGGAGACGAAGACAAGGTATCACAGGGGCTTTCAAAACTCCGTGACGAGGATCCGTCCTTCAAGGTTTCTCCCAATGCTGAATTAAAACAGATTATTCTCGAAGGTCTGGGCGGTGTTCATATCGATGTCATCGTCGACCGGTTCAAAAGGAAATTCGGGGTTGAAGTCGAATTACGGGAACCAAAAATCCCCTACAGGGAGACCATTACCGGCAAATCGGATGAGAAATACCGTTACAAGAAACAGACCGGCGGCCGCGGCCAGTACGGCGAGGTTTATTTCCGTATGGAACCTCTGCCCCGTGGGGCGGGATTCGAATTTGCGGATGAAATCAAGGGCGGTGTCATTCCCTCGCGGTTTATTCCTGCTGTGGAAAAGGGAATTGTCGAGGCCATGGAGCGGGGTCCGCTGTCTCACTGTAAAGTGATCGATGTGAAGGTCAGTCTTTATTACGGTTCGTTCCATACGGTCGACTCATCGGAACTCGCCTTCAAGATGGCATCCTCGATGTGCTTCAAGGAATGTTTCCTTAAAGCACGACCGATACTTCTGGAACCGATTTATAATATAGAAGTTAAAGTTCCTGATATTTATACAGGTGATGTGATGGGCGACCTCTCGTCACGGCGCGGGAAAATCATGGGCATGGAGCCATCCGGAATCTTTCAGGTTATAAAGGGGCAGGTTCCTCTCGCCGAGCTCTATATGTATGCCACGCATCTCCGGTCGCTCACCCAGGGCCGAGGGGCATATTCACGGTCTTTTTCGCACTACGAAATGGTTCCGCCCGATATTTCGCAGAAGATAATCGAAGCAACAAAAGCGGAACAGGAATGA
- a CDS encoding YebC/PmpR family DNA-binding transcriptional regulator yields the protein MSGHSKWATIRRKKGAQDAKRGKIFTTIIKEIQLAARDGGGDDDANPRLRTAIAAAKAANMPHENIKRAIQRGTGELPGVNYEEVNYEGYGPGGVAILIECVTDNKQRTVSEIRHLFSKFNGSLAENGAVSWMFDAKGVLTFDRSSIDEDTLMEHVIESGADDMSSDEDEYEVTCAPKKFPSVLAYFDSKGIKYINAEIAKVPQSVIKVEGKDARTLMKLMEGIEENEDVQKVWSNFDIDIEVLEEE from the coding sequence ATGTCCGGTCATTCCAAGTGGGCAACCATACGCCGTAAAAAGGGCGCACAGGATGCCAAAAGAGGGAAGATTTTTACAACCATTATTAAAGAAATTCAGTTAGCCGCCCGTGACGGCGGCGGTGATGATGATGCGAATCCCCGGTTAAGAACAGCCATTGCAGCCGCCAAGGCTGCCAACATGCCGCATGAAAATATTAAAAGAGCCATCCAGAGGGGCACCGGAGAACTCCCCGGTGTCAATTACGAAGAGGTAAATTACGAGGGATACGGACCCGGCGGAGTTGCCATTCTTATTGAATGTGTGACTGATAACAAGCAGAGAACGGTTTCCGAAATCCGTCATCTTTTCAGTAAATTCAACGGTTCTCTTGCGGAAAATGGCGCAGTATCGTGGATGTTCGACGCCAAAGGTGTTCTCACTTTCGACCGGAGTTCCATCGATGAGGACACGCTCATGGAGCATGTTATCGAGTCCGGAGCCGATGATATGAGCTCGGATGAAGATGAATATGAGGTGACATGCGCGCCGAAAAAATTCCCCTCCGTGCTGGCATATTTCGATTCCAAAGGAATAAAATACATCAACGCCGAAATTGCCAAGGTTCCCCAGTCGGTTATCAAGGTCGAGGGGAAAGATGCCAGAACGCTTATGAAACTCATGGAAGGCATTGAAGAAAACGAAGATGTTCAGAAGGTCTGGTCGAATTTCGATATCGATATTGAAGTGCTGGAAGAAGAATAA
- the ruvC gene encoding crossover junction endodeoxyribonuclease RuvC: MRVLGVDPGLQVTGYGLVVDSSGVPVLVEAGVIRSKPSHPLERRLLDLFNGMKNVIDDLHPDVVSVEDIYSHYNHPKTAVIMGHARGVLFLAAGNAGIPVVSYSATRIKKSLTGAGRASKDQIARMICRVLRCDVIKGPVDVTDALAAALCHLNVVSHGGVL; encoded by the coding sequence ATGAGAGTTCTCGGTGTGGATCCCGGGCTTCAGGTGACAGGTTACGGTCTTGTTGTTGACAGTTCGGGTGTTCCGGTGCTGGTCGAGGCAGGCGTGATACGGAGCAAACCATCACATCCGCTTGAACGGAGACTTCTCGATTTATTCAACGGAATGAAAAATGTCATAGATGATCTGCACCCCGATGTGGTATCTGTCGAGGATATCTACTCCCATTATAACCATCCGAAAACCGCAGTGATCATGGGACATGCACGTGGCGTTTTGTTTCTTGCCGCAGGGAATGCCGGTATCCCCGTGGTTTCATATTCCGCCACACGGATAAAAAAATCTCTGACCGGGGCCGGGCGGGCATCGAAAGATCAGATTGCCCGCATGATATGCCGTGTCCTGCGCTGTGATGTGATCAAGGGACCGGTCGATGTTACCGATGCCCTTGCTGCCGCTCTTTGTCATCTCAATGTCGTATCCCATGGCGGTGTATTGTGA
- the ruvB gene encoding Holliday junction branch migration DNA helicase RuvB has product MTRERLVTGAPVSPEEEDFTWSLRPKTIDEYIGQQNIIDKLAISIEASNRRSEPHEHLILYGPPGLGKTTLAHIIAKEKDARLVTSSGPSLTRIADLMGILTNLEKSDILFIDEIHRLPKTVEEFIYPAMEDFRVDFIVDKGPFSKIINVPLKRFTLIGATTRVGLLSAPLRDRFGISYHLDFYPPAEIQLIIIRSARILQVEIDDEGSHIIADRSRGTPRIANRLLRRVRDYALVKADGHINAGIAEKSLTMEGIDHRGLDELDRSFLKVIINYYNGGPVGIDAVAATLSEEVDTLEELVEPYLLKIGFLMRTKRGRMVSQEAYRHLGIPFGGTVQGNIFE; this is encoded by the coding sequence ATGACACGAGAGAGGCTGGTTACCGGTGCGCCGGTATCCCCTGAGGAAGAGGATTTTACCTGGAGTCTCCGGCCCAAAACCATCGATGAATATATCGGGCAGCAGAATATCATCGATAAACTCGCCATTTCCATCGAAGCCTCGAACAGACGAAGCGAGCCTCATGAGCACCTTATCCTCTACGGGCCTCCGGGACTCGGTAAAACCACGCTTGCGCACATCATCGCGAAGGAAAAAGATGCCCGGCTCGTCACCTCATCGGGACCGTCGCTGACGAGGATAGCCGATCTCATGGGGATACTCACCAACCTCGAAAAATCCGATATCCTTTTTATCGATGAGATTCACCGGCTTCCCAAGACGGTGGAGGAATTCATCTACCCTGCGATGGAGGATTTCAGGGTGGATTTTATTGTCGATAAAGGGCCGTTCTCAAAGATTATCAATGTACCGCTGAAACGGTTTACCCTCATCGGCGCGACCACCCGTGTCGGGCTTTTGTCGGCGCCGCTCCGGGATCGTTTCGGCATATCCTATCATCTCGATTTTTACCCGCCCGCTGAGATTCAACTGATTATAATCCGCTCTGCACGGATTCTGCAGGTTGAAATCGACGATGAGGGATCCCATATAATCGCCGACCGGTCACGGGGAACGCCGCGGATTGCAAACCGCCTCCTGCGAAGAGTCCGTGATTACGCACTCGTGAAAGCCGATGGCCATATCAATGCCGGCATTGCGGAAAAGTCGCTCACCATGGAGGGCATTGACCATAGAGGTCTCGACGAGCTCGACCGCTCGTTCCTCAAAGTTATCATCAACTACTATAACGGCGGGCCGGTCGGGATCGATGCCGTTGCCGCAACGCTGTCCGAAGAGGTTGATACCCTCGAGGAGCTTGTGGAGCCCTATCTTCTCAAAATCGGGTTCCTCATGCGAACCAAGCGGGGGAGAATGGTAAGCCAGGAGGCTTACAGGCATCTGGGAATCCCGTTCGGGGGGACAGTACAGGGAAATATATTCGAATAG